Genomic segment of Chrysiogenes arsenatis DSM 11915:
CCCCTATCCTTGGCGTTAACCTCGGCAACCTCGGCTTTCTGACCGAAGTCTGCATTGATCAAATGTACCTCGTGCTCGACCGCATTCTGGGCGGCGATTACCGCATTGACGAACGGATGATGCTGCGCTGCCACCTGCATCGCATGGGAGAGCGCTTTGCTGAATACCACGTCCTCAACGACGTCGTCATCAACAAAGGGGCGCTGGCGCGCATTATCGACCTTGAACTCATGGTCAATAAACAATTTCTGACCCGCTACCGCTCCGATGGCCTCATCGTTTCTACGCCCACCGGCTCAACCGCTTACAACCTGGCTGCTGGCGGGCCGATCATTCACCCGTCGCTAACCAATATGATTATCACGCCGATTTGCCCGCACATGCTGGCAAACCGTTCCATTGTCATCCCCGCGCGCAACGTGGAACTGGCCGTTCGCGTAAAAGCGCGCAGCTCTGACGTCATGCTTACTCTTGACGGGCAACTCGGAGTCGCCCTACAAACCGGCGACGTCATTCATATCTACAAATCAGACGCCACATTGAAGATGGTGACAAACCCCGAAAAGAATTACTATGCCGTGTTGAAAGAAAAAATGAAGTGGGCGGAGATCTAACACAATGTTGCACGAGTTGATCATCAAAAATTTTGCGATCATCGAAGACATTACCATCGAATTTGACAGCGGCCTCAATATTTTGACAGGTGAAACCGGAGCCGGAAAATCGATCATCATCGATGCCCTCGGCCTCCTCTGCGGCGAAAAAGCGCAGAAAGAGTCGATCCGCACCGGGCAAGAAAGCCTTGAAGTGCAGGGAGTGTTTGGGCTGGAAAGTGACGCATTGCAGGCCGTGCTCGCCGCAAACGATATTCCTGCGGACGATGGCGAACTGATTATCCGCCGCATCGTGGCGCAAGGGGGGAAAAACCGCGTCTACGTCAACGGCACCGTGCAAGCCGTTGGATTTCTCAAAGAAATTGCCGATTATATTGTTGATATTCATGCCCAAAACCAGCACCACAGCCTGCTCAATCACGCGCGGCACGTCCAGTTGCTCGATACCTTTTTAGACGACCCACAACTCCCTGAACAGTACCGTTTGCACCACCAAGCGTGGCGACGCGCGCGCCAAATATACGAAGAAGCCCGTAAAGGCGCTGCCGAAAACCAACGGGCGCTCGACGATATTCGCCGTCAACTCACTGAAATTGATAAAGCCAAACTCCAGTGTGATGAAGACGACGAACTCGAAGCTCGCCTGAAAATTCTGACCCACGCGCAAGACATTGCCGATGCCGCCGAAGCAGTGCAATGCGCCCTCAGCGAAGATCACGACGCCGTGATTCCGCGCTTGCAAGGGGTACAAAAACAACTGCGGACGCTTGAATCCTTCGACCCTGCATTTGCTCCGTACCTCGCCGAAATTAATACCGTTATGGCCACGTTGCAGGATATGGCGAGTGTGGCGCGCAGTACCGCGCGCAACGTATCGGGCGACGACGTGGAACTCGAAAAAGTCGAAACGCGCATTCGTCAGCTCGATACCTTAAAACTGAAATATGGCCGGAGCGTCGCTGACATTCTGGATTATGCCGAAACGCTGCGCGCGCGCGAAGCAAACCTCGCGCATACCCTTGATGTAGACGCCTGCGCCGCTGAAGCCGCCGCCACCCTCGCCCTCGTGCAACAATGCGGCGAAGCCCTACGCCACGCACGGCAGAAAGCGGGAGCCGCCATCAGCGCCGCTATCATCCGCCAACTCGCCGATCTTGGAATGAAAGGGTGCCAGTTCAGCGTCAACGAAACGCTGCACCCCGAACCACAAACCAGCGGCCTTGATGCCATTGAATTCTACCTCTCTGCCAACCGTGGCGAAGCCCCCAAACCACTCGCCAAAGTCGCCAGTGGTGGCGAAATGAGCCGCATTATGCTGGCCATTAAAGGGGTACTCGCTGGGCAAGGGATGACCAGCACCTTTGTGTTTGACGAAGTCGATACCGGCGTCAGCGGTGCCGTCGCCGAAATGGTGGGGGAAAAACTCAAAGAACTCGCCAGCCGCAATCAAGTGCTCACCATTACGCACTTGCCGCAAGTTGCCGTCAAAAGTGACCGCCACTTTCGCATTGTCAAAGCAACCGTCGGCGATCAAACCTGTTCCGAAGTCATCCCCCTTGACGCCGAAGGGAAAATCGAAGAAATCGCGCGGATGCTCGGCGGTATCCATATTACCGATGCCTCGCTGGAACATGCGCGGCAGTACGTCGCACAAATGGGGGGAGCGCCAGCGAAAGCTGGGCGTGCCCAGCGCTAGATGGAACGCAATATCGCACTTCGAGTCGCCTATGATGGCACCGCCTATCGCGGCTGGCAGATACAGAGCGGGCGCAGCGAAGAACACCTGACGATTCAGTATATCATGTCGCACGCCATCGCTCAGGTTTGCAACCATCCCATTCGGCTGCTGGCCGCCGGGCGTACCGACAGCGGCGTCCACGCGCGTGGCATGGTCTGTAATTTTTTTACCACCAGCGCCATCCCACTCGAAAACGTGCGCCGTGCGCTGAACGTCAACTTGCCGCGCGACATCCGCGTGATGGATGCCCGTGAAATGCCAGCCGACTTTCACAGCCGCTTTAGCGCCAGCATCAAAACCTACTGTTACACCATCGAACACGGCACCCCCGTTCCAGACCCCTTGACGGAACGCTTTGCGTGGCACCTGTACCATAACCTCGACCGCGCGAGCATCGAACGCGAATTGCAAGTGCTGGTCGGCGAACACGATTTTGCCTGTTTTCGTGGCCGGAGGCCAACTACCCTTGGCACCGTGCGCGTATTGACCGAGCTCAGCGTCCACGACCTCAGCCCCACGCAGCTTGCTATCCGCATCCGCGGCAAAGGATTCTTGAAACACATGGTACGGAGTATTGTTGGCACCGTTGTGGATATACAGACGGGAAGATTCCCGCGCACCATGACAGAAGTGCTGGCCGGGAAACAACGAGCGCTGGCCGGACGAACCGCTCCAGCGGCTGGGTTACTGTTGGAGAGTGTGGAGTACGTTGATTATGTGTGGGAGTGACGGTTAGAAAAACAAACGTAACCATTCAGCTTAATGACGGTAGAGGCTTTTCGAAGCGCTCTCGTGTCATTTCGATCCTTAGCGAGAAATCTAGATCTCTCACCTACGTTCGAGATGACAGGCAAAAGTGCTGAATAGTTATACCTCTACGACTATTGCAGAGATCGGTTTTGCGGTGGCTGTTAAAAGCCAATCCGACCTTCCAGTGTGGATACAGTGATTCAAAGTATGTCAGCCTTGTAAAGTTATTGGGTTACACACTGTAGATGCTTAACAGCGCCATTAAATTTGCCCCCTACGGTCGCCGGACGCTCGCAAGCTCGCAAGCTCGCGCCGCTTATTTTTGCGTTAGCGTTTAAAATCCTTGCCCAAAATAATGTATCAGAATAGTATCACTTTATGGGTTAATATTATTTTAGAAGGAGTTGGGGGATTTATGAAAACAGAATTAGTTACAACCTTGAAAAGGCAAGCGACAAAGATTCTTGCTGAACTACACCAAACAAAAGAACCTGTTCTCATCACAGAGCATGGGCAACCTTCCGCTTATCTTGTAGATGTGGATGAGTACGAGTATATGCAAAACCGTATGCAAATCCTCGAAGGCATTGCACGTGGAGAAAAAGCCTTACTTGAAAGCAGAGTGTATTCTGCAAATGAAGCGAAGGAGAAAATGAGTAAATGGCTCAAATAATATGGACAGAGCCTGCACTTATTGATCTTGATGGAATTGCTGAATACATCGCTCTCGACAAGCCAAGCGCAGCTAAAAAACTGGTTAGAAATGTTTTTGAATCGGTCAAACGCCTTGAACAATTTCCAAAATCCGGAAAAACACCAGAAGAACTAAAAGATACTGAATACCTTGAAATAATCGAAGGTCCTTGTCGTATATTTTACCGCATCGCCGACGATAAAGTTTATTTGTTGTACGTAATGCGTTCGGAAAGAAAATTGAGAGCATACATTTTAGAAGAGCGCATTCAATGAAACGTTCATTAAATCATTACAAGCACGAGCGGTGATAAAGAAAAACGCAACCATTCAGCGTCATAATGGGAGAACTTTTTCAAAGCGCTCTCGTGTCATTTTGAACGAGCAGAGCGAGGAGAAATCTGACCTCCGCGAGCATCGAATACGCATCATTTCGAGCAAAACGAGAAATCTGACATCCCTAAGTAAGGTATATGTGTCATTTCGAGCGTTAGCGAGAAATCTAGATCTCTCACGTACGTTCGAGATGACAGGCAAAAGTAAGATGCGATAAAAAAGCTTCCACATCTTTTGCCACAAGCTCCCTCGGATGTGTTTGTTCACCAAAATGGTGAATGTAACGCAAAATCCAATGACAATAGGACTTTTCTGTACGATAGGCATAATGGTGGTATCGCAACACCGCACGAACCTGATCCATAAGTTTCAAGCTTGGATCAGGACGAAGTTTATGGATTTTTTCCATATTTATCCCCTAATATCGCAATATATAGAAAATAAAACTTTTTTATATTTTTCGTTGTAACACGGAAAGATGCAAGATATAATTTTCCGTGTCTGCAGCCTTAATATCACGAAACATGGAAAATTTTCCGGATATAGGGGTGCGATATGCGGAATAAATTCTATTTATTGCAATGTTATGCAAAGGCGTAGAAGACAATGCGGCTGGTCACGGAAACCAAACGTTTGAAGTTAATTAAGGTGACCGCCGCCGACGTTGATTTGGTATATTTGCTGACTGGGAACAAAAATGTGATGGAGTTCTTTCCGAAGGTGCTCAGTTACGACGAGACCCAGCAAATGGTTGAGAAAATCCTCCATCAATACACAGAATACGGTTATTGCTTTTGGAAGGTCCTGCTCAAAGCAGGAGAACAGTTTATCGGCATCGCCGGTCTTCTACATCAAGAAATTAATGGTGAAGTGGAAACCGAGATATCATATCGCATGCTACCCGTGTACTGGAACAATGGCTATGCAACCGAAGCCGCGAAGGCCTGTAAAGAGTATGGGGAAAATACATTGGGAAAGAGGAGGCTCATCTCTCTGATTCATCCGAGGAACCATGCCTCCATACGAGTGGCGCAGAAGCTCGGTGCCAAGAAGACAAAATCAGTGTTCTTTATCGGCGAAGAACACGGCGTTTATGTCTACCCCATAGAATGATTAAGCGCATAACAAAGTTTTTTCAGCGGAACGCAAAAAGCCGCGCCCGCTGAAAAGCAACGTTAGGCGCCCGCGCAAAATGAATCAGAATCTTAATCAAGAAGCAGGTTAAATGAATAAAGATCAAAAGAAAGCCATCTTAGACTACATCCAGCACATGGATCCAAAGGGTGATGTAGTTGAGTCTATTTCTCCAAAAAAGGACTTCTCTGGTGGGAAAATCAAGTACAACGAATCAAGTTTGCTCGTGCACAGAGATATCTCTTCGCTAGGTGATGAGGAGTGGGTTAGAGCATTTTTATTGGTGCGACTGGTAAAGGAGCTTGGCTATAACTCCAAAGAAAAAATTATTGAACTTGAAAAGACATATAGCATCGGTCGACCAAGCAGAAAATCGGCAAGGGTCGATATTCTGGTTAAATATCCGTCAGATTGGCCTGAGAAAGATAAGCGAAATTCTGTTTTTCTATTTATAGAGTGCAAGGCACCTGAAAAGTTTGAGTCTGACAGGGATTACCTCAAAGGGCAGTTGTTCAACCTTTCAAAGCAAGAATCACCTCTTCCAGCCTTCGGTGTTTATTACACATCATCCTTTGATGTTGGAAATGTTTTTGACAAATGCCTTATTGTAAATCTTTCTGAGCATTCGTCATGGGATGATTGGGATAAGGAGGGCCAGCCCTCAAACTCAATTATTCCTACTAATTTTGATATTCCAAAAAATATTGAATATGCAAATATTGACCATCCCACTGAAGAACAGAGGCCACTTAGAACAGACGTAAATAGGCATGAATTTGATCGTCTGAGAAAAGAGTTACATGACGTGATTTGGGGTGGTGGTGGCACTAATAACAATGATGTCTTTGTAATTCTAGTACGATTATTCTTATGTAGAGTTTACGATGAGTTAGAGGCGGCCCCAAATGCAACATATCGTTTTCAGCGGGCTGCATATGAAAACGGATTAGTAGAATCTCCTGAAGATGTGGTCGTAAAGATGACTGCATTATTTAAAGAGGCTGCTAAAACTTATCTGGGCTACAGCAATGCTGAACTAGAAGAGACTGTGCCGTTTGAGGCAAAAAAAATATCTGCAGCTAAGGTCGCGTTCGTTGTTGAGCAGCTTCAAGATAAATCACTGACGCGAAATACTCATAGAGGCGACAATGATCTTTTGGGTGATTTTTTCGAAGGAATTGTCTCTCAGGATTTTACTCAAACTAAAGGACAATTCTTTACGCACATAAATATTGTAAAATTCTGCATTGAGATTTCTGGATTTAAAGAAAATGTAGTTCAAACATTTATGAATGAAAGAGATCCTCAAGGTAGGCCTAGAATACCAAAAGCTATAGATCCGTCGTGCGGTTCAGGAACCTTCATGATAGAAGCTATGAAGGTGGGAACGAGTGCATTATTTCCACTCCGCAAGGAGGGGAAGCTACCTAAGCGGCTAAAAGAGTATTCATCCATTTGGTTTGGCGAGGATAGTCCCAATGGTTGGGCGCGTGAATTTATATACGGAATCGAACCAAACGCTGATCTTGGGCTAGCCACCAAAGTTAACATGATTCTTCACGGTGACGGAAGCACTAATATTTTTGTCAAGAGCGGATTAGAGCCCTTCGCGAGCTATGCCATTTATGATCGATCGCATGGTTTGGCGATAACAAAATCTAAAGGAAGTAAATTTCCCTACGCGAAGGATTGTAATGAAGAGTTTGATTTCATCTTTACGAACCCTCCTTTCTCAATCTCTCTAAGTGGAGATGAAAAGAAACAGTTAAACAGAGACTTTGTTCTCGGATCTAATAGTTCAAGCGAAAACCTGTTTATCGAACGTTGGTACCAGCTCCTTAGGGCTGGAGGGAAGTTTGTAGTTGTTATTCCGGAGACCATTCTTGACTCATCAAGTAGTTCAGATATACGTTTATTTTTATTTCGTTATTTCAATATAAAAGCAGTAATTTCGCTCCCATACGTTGCTTTTAAGCCTTTCACAAGTACCAAAACCTGTATTCTGTTTGCCGAAAAAAAGACAGATCAAGATGTTGAAGCTTGGAGTAATGCGTGGCAGACACAGGAGTCTGAATACAAATCGTTAGTGAAGGGTTTCAAGTCTACAAATGATGAAGCTCGGCTAGTATCTGCTACAGAGCTTCTGGGCCTAGAAAAGGAGCTGGATTCCATAGAGGATGTTTTATCTAGTTACGAAAGCGACTTAGATCAAATAGTAAAGGATGGCAGCTCATGGATATTCAAACGCGTTGTTAGCTCGGAGAATATCGGAGATGATGAAATATTCTTGGCTGAACCTCAAAACGTTGGATATAAAAGGCGTAAAGGACTGCCAGACTTAGTGCAGCCAGATGACTTATTTGGTGAAACTAGCGTCTTTAATAATTTTAAAAGTAGTGAGAAAGAGTCGTTGCGCTTTGGATTTAGGGTTAAATTGAGCGAACTTGCAGTTCGTCCTAGTCTTCGCTTAGATCCAAAATATCTACACTTATGGGTTAAACGAAAAGGAAATGTATTCGGGCAAGAAGCTGGGATAAATAAGCTAGGTGATCTTCTTGTTCCTTATAAACCAAATAAATTACCTAAAGGTTTGCTCTCGAGTCCGAGGTTGTTAGTCGATCTTGCTAATGTTGAGTCAAAAATGTCGATTGTTTCAGGTGTGGAAGAAATTGATGAGCTAGGATCAGACAAAATTGAATTTGGTGAAAGCGAACTTGCAATTTCAAAATTGGAGCCCTATTTAGGCAAGGTGTTAATAAATAAACCAGAGCAGGAATGGATCGGTAGTCCCGAGTGGCTAACTTATAAAACGACAAGCGAAGTTTATGATCTTGATTATTTGAGGTTTCTATTACTCACACCCGAAATGTTAGAAGTGTATAGATGTCTGCAATCTGGAAAGAGACACGCAAGGCTATCTGAAGCGGATTTACTCGCATTGCTTGTCCCTAAAAGATCTAAGGCAGAACAAAACGAAATGGCAAAAACAAGCAGGAAAAAAATGATCGATATACTCAGCAAACGCGAAGAAATCGAAGCTCTTAGAAAAGAAATAGACTTAGCATTCTCTTAATTTTAATCGAGCATAGATACAGCGCCTAACGGATAAG
This window contains:
- the recN gene encoding DNA repair protein RecN, encoding MLHELIIKNFAIIEDITIEFDSGLNILTGETGAGKSIIIDALGLLCGEKAQKESIRTGQESLEVQGVFGLESDALQAVLAANDIPADDGELIIRRIVAQGGKNRVYVNGTVQAVGFLKEIADYIVDIHAQNQHHSLLNHARHVQLLDTFLDDPQLPEQYRLHHQAWRRARQIYEEARKGAAENQRALDDIRRQLTEIDKAKLQCDEDDELEARLKILTHAQDIADAAEAVQCALSEDHDAVIPRLQGVQKQLRTLESFDPAFAPYLAEINTVMATLQDMASVARSTARNVSGDDVELEKVETRIRQLDTLKLKYGRSVADILDYAETLRAREANLAHTLDVDACAAEAAATLALVQQCGEALRHARQKAGAAISAAIIRQLADLGMKGCQFSVNETLHPEPQTSGLDAIEFYLSANRGEAPKPLAKVASGGEMSRIMLAIKGVLAGQGMTSTFVFDEVDTGVSGAVAEMVGEKLKELASRNQVLTITHLPQVAVKSDRHFRIVKATVGDQTCSEVIPLDAEGKIEEIARMLGGIHITDASLEHARQYVAQMGGAPAKAGRAQR
- the truA gene encoding tRNA pseudouridine(38-40) synthase TruA; translated protein: MERNIALRVAYDGTAYRGWQIQSGRSEEHLTIQYIMSHAIAQVCNHPIRLLAAGRTDSGVHARGMVCNFFTTSAIPLENVRRALNVNLPRDIRVMDAREMPADFHSRFSASIKTYCYTIEHGTPVPDPLTERFAWHLYHNLDRASIERELQVLVGEHDFACFRGRRPTTLGTVRVLTELSVHDLSPTQLAIRIRGKGFLKHMVRSIVGTVVDIQTGRFPRTMTEVLAGKQRALAGRTAPAAGLLLESVEYVDYVWE
- a CDS encoding NAD(+)/NADH kinase — its product is MKHVGIIAKPDAQKAPQIVEGLIRYLEKKQIEWNVDEDTARIIELDNGMPKAALVNHVELLIALGGDGTILGVARLMVGSDTPILGVNLGNLGFLTEVCIDQMYLVLDRILGGDYRIDERMMLRCHLHRMGERFAEYHVLNDVVINKGALARIIDLELMVNKQFLTRYRSDGLIVSTPTGSTAYNLAAGGPIIHPSLTNMIITPICPHMLANRSIVIPARNVELAVRVKARSSDVMLTLDGQLGVALQTGDVIHIYKSDATLKMVTNPEKNYYAVLKEKMKWAEI
- a CDS encoding GNAT family N-acetyltransferase, with the protein product MRLVTETKRLKLIKVTAADVDLVYLLTGNKNVMEFFPKVLSYDETQQMVEKILHQYTEYGYCFWKVLLKAGEQFIGIAGLLHQEINGEVETEISYRMLPVYWNNGYATEAAKACKEYGENTLGKRRLISLIHPRNHASIRVAQKLGAKKTKSVFFIGEEHGVYVYPIE
- a CDS encoding type II toxin-antitoxin system RelE/ParE family toxin produces the protein MAQIIWTEPALIDLDGIAEYIALDKPSAAKKLVRNVFESVKRLEQFPKSGKTPEELKDTEYLEIIEGPCRIFYRIADDKVYLLYVMRSERKLRAYILEERIQ
- a CDS encoding N-6 DNA methylase, whose protein sequence is MNKDQKKAILDYIQHMDPKGDVVESISPKKDFSGGKIKYNESSLLVHRDISSLGDEEWVRAFLLVRLVKELGYNSKEKIIELEKTYSIGRPSRKSARVDILVKYPSDWPEKDKRNSVFLFIECKAPEKFESDRDYLKGQLFNLSKQESPLPAFGVYYTSSFDVGNVFDKCLIVNLSEHSSWDDWDKEGQPSNSIIPTNFDIPKNIEYANIDHPTEEQRPLRTDVNRHEFDRLRKELHDVIWGGGGTNNNDVFVILVRLFLCRVYDELEAAPNATYRFQRAAYENGLVESPEDVVVKMTALFKEAAKTYLGYSNAELEETVPFEAKKISAAKVAFVVEQLQDKSLTRNTHRGDNDLLGDFFEGIVSQDFTQTKGQFFTHINIVKFCIEISGFKENVVQTFMNERDPQGRPRIPKAIDPSCGSGTFMIEAMKVGTSALFPLRKEGKLPKRLKEYSSIWFGEDSPNGWAREFIYGIEPNADLGLATKVNMILHGDGSTNIFVKSGLEPFASYAIYDRSHGLAITKSKGSKFPYAKDCNEEFDFIFTNPPFSISLSGDEKKQLNRDFVLGSNSSSENLFIERWYQLLRAGGKFVVVIPETILDSSSSSDIRLFLFRYFNIKAVISLPYVAFKPFTSTKTCILFAEKKTDQDVEAWSNAWQTQESEYKSLVKGFKSTNDEARLVSATELLGLEKELDSIEDVLSSYESDLDQIVKDGSSWIFKRVVSSENIGDDEIFLAEPQNVGYKRRKGLPDLVQPDDLFGETSVFNNFKSSEKESLRFGFRVKLSELAVRPSLRLDPKYLHLWVKRKGNVFGQEAGINKLGDLLVPYKPNKLPKGLLSSPRLLVDLANVESKMSIVSGVEEIDELGSDKIEFGESELAISKLEPYLGKVLINKPEQEWIGSPEWLTYKTTSEVYDLDYLRFLLLTPEMLEVYRCLQSGKRHARLSEADLLALLVPKRSKAEQNEMAKTSRKKMIDILSKREEIEALRKEIDLAFS
- a CDS encoding type II toxin-antitoxin system Phd/YefM family antitoxin, whose protein sequence is MKTELVTTLKRQATKILAELHQTKEPVLITEHGQPSAYLVDVDEYEYMQNRMQILEGIARGEKALLESRVYSANEAKEKMSKWLK
- a CDS encoding phage integrase N-terminal SAM-like domain-containing protein — protein: MEKIHKLRPDPSLKLMDQVRAVLRYHHYAYRTEKSYCHWILRYIHHFGEQTHPRELVAKDVEAFLSHLTFACHLERT